The following coding sequences are from one Gadus macrocephalus chromosome 3, ASM3116895v1 window:
- the LOC132454679 gene encoding phosphatidylinositol 5-phosphate 4-kinase type-2 beta-like, giving the protein MSSNCASAAPLSASKTKTKKKHFIGQKVKLFRASEPILSVLMWGVNHTVNELSNVPVPVMLMPDDFKAYSKIKVDNHLFNKENLPSRFKFKEYCPMVFRNLRERFCIDDQDYQNSLTRSAPLNSDAQGRFGNRFLSSYDHRFVIKTVSSEDIAEMHNILKKYHQFIVECHGNTLLPQFLGMYRLTVDGVETYMVVTRNVFSHRLTVHRKYDLKGSTVSREASDKEKAKELPTFKDNDFLNEGHKLQIGDDNKKYFLEKLKHDVEFLATLKIMDYSLLVGLHDVERAEQEEMEVEAGGDEEEYDDGMGGGGGGGGGALPGSFGTPPDSPGNPLNFGGFFGPGEFDPSVDVYAIKSHDAALKKEVYFMAIIDILTHYDAKKKAAHAAKTVKHGAGAEISTVNPEQYSKRFFEFMSNILS; this is encoded by the exons ATGTCATCCAACTGTGCCAGCGCGGCGCCCCTGAGCGCCAGCAAGACCAAGACGAAAAAGAAACACTTTATAGGGCAGAAGGTGAAGCTGTTCCGTGCGAGTGAGCCCATTCTCAGCGTGTTGATGTGGGGTGTCAACCATACG GTCAACGAGTTAAGTAACGTGCCTGTACCAGTAATGCTGATGCCAGACGACTTTAAAGCCTACAGTAAGATCAAAGTGGACAACCACCTATTTAACAA agAAAACCTTCCTAGCCGCTTCAAGTTTAAGGAGTATTGTCCCATGGTGTTCCGAAACCTGCGAGAGAGGTTCTGCATCGATGACCAGGACTACCAG AACTCTCTGACGAGGAGCGCCCCGCTCAACAGCGATGCCCAGGGTCGCTTCGGGAACCGCTTCCTGTCCAGCTACGACCACCGGTTCGTCATCAAGACGGTGTCCAGCGAGGACATCGCCGAGATGCACAACATACTGAAGAAGTACCACCAG TTCATAGTGGAGTGTCATGGCAACACATTGCTGCCGCAGTTCCTGGGGATGTACCGGCTGACGGTGGACGGCGTGGAGACTTACATGGTGGTCACCCGGAACGTATTCAGCCACCGGCTCACGGTACACCGCAAGTACGACCTCAAG GGTTCTACGGTCTCAAGGGAAGCCAGCGATAAGGAGAAG GCCAAGGAACTGCCGACCTTCAAGGACAACGACTTCCTGAACGAGGGCCACAAGTTACAAATAGGGGATGACAACAAGAAGTACTTCTTGGAAAAACTAAAGCACGACGTGGAG TTCCTGGCCACGCTGAAGATCATGGACTACAGCCTGCTGGTGGGCCTGCACGACGTGGAGCgggcggagcaggaggagatggaggtggaggccggCGGGGACGAGGAGGAGTACGACGACGggatgggcggcggcggcgggggcggggggggggcgctccCGGGCTCCTTCGGGACCCCGCCGGACAGCCCCGGGAACCCGCTCAACTTCGGCGGCTTCTTCGGGCCGGGGGAGTTCGACCCCTCCGTCGACGTCTACGCCATCAAGAGCCACGACG CTGCTTTGAAGAAAGAGGTGTACTTCATGGCCATCATCGACATTCTCACACACTATGATGCTAAGAAGAAAGCTGCACATGCTGCCAAAACTGTGAAACATGGG
- the LOC132454682 gene encoding polycomb complex protein BMI-1-A-like, translating to MDKMQPDCVKITDLNPHLTCPLCAGYFIDATTIVECLHSFCKTCIVTFLETNKFCPRCDVQVHKTCPQLSIRADKTLQDIVYKLVPGLFKDEMKRRRDFYAENRVLEPGEVVETFNIAEDEIISLSIQFYERNKNVERPRSETEGDKTNGKRFLQCPAAMSVMHLAKFLRSKMDIPSSYRVEVLYGDEPLKDYYTLMDIAYFYEWRRTGPIPLQYLVKPTRKRRRASQSAAQGHSDGVNTSPTSESDSQSDKVHSPAAAAAAAAAPSRASSAPSPAGSHTPSPPAAAAPSPNGTTATGNNGQQRHSLASKPGGHSRKVTVNGTAAAAKEEARGGDKSSVPPPT from the exons ATGGATAAAATGCAACCCGACTGTGTTAAAATCACAGATCTCAATCCCCATCTCACTTGCCCACTGTGTGCTGGTTACTTCATCGATGCCACGACTATTGTGGAGTGTCTACACTCAT TTTGTAAAACATGCATTGTTACCTTTCTGGAGACCAATAAGTTCTGCCCTCGATGCGACGTCCAGGTACACAAGACATGCCCACAGCTAAGCATAAG AGCGGACAAAACACTACAAGACATCGTCTACAAACTGGTTCCTGGGTTATTTAAAG ATGAGATGAAACGGAGGCGGGACTTCTACGCAGAGAATCGGGTGCTGGAGCCGGGCGAGGTGGTGGAGACGTTTAACATAGCGGAGGACGAGATCATCAGCCTCTCCATACAGTTCTACGAGAGGAACAA AAATGTCGAAAGACCGCGTTCAGAAACGGAAGGGGACAAG ACCAACGGCAAGCGTTTTCTACAATGCCCTGCAGCGATGTCGGTCATGCACTTAGCGAAGTTCCTCCGGAGCAAGATGGACATTCCAAGCAGTTATCGG GTGGAGGTGTTGTATGGGGATGAGCCTTTGAAGGATTATTACACGCTAATGGACATCGCCTACTTCTATGAGTGGAGACGA accGGCCCCATCCCCCTGCAGTACCTGGTCAAACCCACCAGGAAGCGTCGGCGGGCGTCCCAGTCGGCCGCGCAGGGCCACTCCGACGGCGTCAACACCAGCCCCACCTCGGAGAGTGACTCCCAGAGCGACAAGGTCCACagtcccgccgccgccgccgctgccgccgccgcgcccTCCAGAGCCTCCTCGGCCCCCAGCCCGGCGGGCTCCCACACCCCgtcgccccccgccgccgccgcccccagcCCCAACGGCACCACGGCGACCGGCAACAACGGCCAGCAGCGCCACTCCCTCGCCTCCAAACCCGGCGGCCACAGCCGCAAAGTGACAGTGAACGGCACCGCGGCGGCGGCGAAGGAGGAGGCGAGGGGCGGGGACAAAAGCAGCGTGCCGCCTCCCACCTAA
- the LOC132454686 gene encoding CDGSH iron-sulfur domain-containing protein 3, mitochondrial-like → MNILRSRLDPAWIRSTLNPWVMMTSMSCSKVMLSTLPPEPVIASKKPYKVELVGGKRYSWCTCGHSKKQPFCDGSHKTKAPGMSPHRFVPEKDSTVWLCGCKYTNNPPFCDGTHKSEFIQSSPLAEESDVKS, encoded by the exons ATGAACATACTGCGTTCGAGGTTGGACCCAGCATGGATCAGATCAACCTTGAATCCGTGGGTGATGATGACATCTATGTCGTGTTCAAAG GTTATGCTCTCCACTCTTCCTCCAGAGCCAGTCATTGCCTCCAAGAAGCCTTATAAAGTTGAGCTTGTTGGTGGGAAGCGGTACTCCTGGTGTACCTGTGGACACAGCAAGAAACAG CCTTTCTGTGATGGTTCCCACAAGACTAAAGCCCCGGGCATGTCTCCCCACCGCTTTGTGCCAGAAAAAGACTCGACAGTGTGGCTGTGTGGTTGCAAGTACACCAACAATCCACCTTTCTGTGATGGCACGCACAAATCGGAGTTCATCCAATCTTCTCCACTGGCTGAGGAGAGTGATGTGAAGAGCTGA
- the LOC132454685 gene encoding CDGSH iron-sulfur domain-containing protein 3, mitochondrial-like: MNALMIIAVRKGFTESFKQQRLPVSTFMIPSRLQSTVPVVAARIPCRVKVSAGKRYSWCACGHSKKQPFCDGAHKTKAPGIPPVRFTPEKDGHLFLCACKQTGNHPYCDGTHLKVILQDVVKSVKNVFKS, translated from the exons ATGAATGCGCTTATGATCATTGCAGTGCGTAAAGGATTCACCGAATCCTTCAAACAGCAAAGGCTTCCTGTTTCCACTTTCATG aTACCAAGCCGCCTCCAGTCGACAGTACCTGTGGTTGCTGCTCGAATACCCTGCAGAGTGAAAGTGTCCGCTGGGAAGCGTTATTCATGGTGCGCATGTGGACACAGCAAAAAGCAG CCCTTCTGCGACGGCGCGCACAAGACCAAAGCGCCGGGCATCCCTCCGGTGCGCTTCACCCCTGAGAAGGACGGACACCTCTTCCTATGCGCCTGCAAACAGACGGGGAACCATCCGTACTGCGACGGGACGCACCTCAAAGTGATTCTCCAGGACGTGGTCAAGTCAGTGAAGAATGTGTTTAAATCCTAA